A stretch of the Medicago truncatula cultivar Jemalong A17 chromosome 5, MtrunA17r5.0-ANR, whole genome shotgun sequence genome encodes the following:
- the LOC11405508 gene encoding NDR1/HIN1-like protein 12: protein MPSPHNINQDHEAHHLDRPQPQPQPTHQLRHRTPKKRLVTHQNGNTNIFIWLLAILCTIIAIGVVIGGVVVFIGYIVIHPRVPTISIANAHLDLFRNDYAGLLQTQVNIRVMAKNGNFKAHATFSNIKLKLSYEGQGIAFMVADPFDVPKNSSRYLDYVVQSSSIPLTPDQIEDVDDTWKRNIVGFDLKGDARTQWRIGPFGSFKFGCKLECQLKFHPLNGSYIPSRCTSQSK, encoded by the coding sequence ATGCCTTCCCCCCATAACATTAATCAAGACCATGAGGCTCATCATCTTGATCGTCCTCAACCTCAACCTCAACCTACTCATCAACTTCGTCATAGAACACCCAAAAAAAGACTAGTAACACATCAAAATGGTAACACCAACATCTTTATTTGGCTATTGGCAATTCTATGCACAATAATAGCCATAGGAGTTGTAATTGGAGGTGTAGTAGTCTTTATTGGTTACATAGTAATTCATCCAAGAGTCCCTACAATAAGCATAGCAAATGCTCATTTAGATCTTTTCAGAAATGACTATGCTGGCCTTCTTCAAACACAAGTAAACATCCGTGTCATGGcgaaaaatggtaattttaagGCACATGCAACATTTTCTAATATAAAACTGAAACTTAGCTATGAAGGACAAGGTATAGCTTTTATGGTTGCTGACCCTTTTGATGTTCCTAAGAATAGTTCTAGGTATTTGGATTATGTTGTTCAATCTTCTTCTATTCCTTTGACTCCTGATCAGATTGAGGATGTTGATGATACATGGAAGAGAAATATTGTTGGGTTTGATTTGAAGGGTGATGCTAGAACTCAATGGAGAATTGGACCGTTTGGTTCTTTTAAATTCGGGTGTAAACTTGAGTGTCAACTTAAATTTCATCCTCTTAATGGTAGTTATATTCCTTCACGTTGCACTTCTCAATCCAAATGA